Genomic DNA from Edaphobacter lichenicola:
CCCTGTACGGCAAAGACGCACGATGAGTGGCTAAAGGCTGTAACGGATTGGCGCACCGAACGGCGAATTCGCGTCGGCTATGACGGATCAAGGTATGACCTTCCCGCGCTGCAGTGGGCTCAATCCAGTTTCATACAGCCGCAGATGATGGTGCACGATCGCTACTTTTATGATCCAGTAGTAGGTAAATACACCGTCGATCGATATCTTGACGATTTGAAGAAGCGATACGGCGGGATTGATGCGGTGCTGATCTGGGCGACCTACCCCAACATGGGCATCGACAATCGCAATCAGCAGGACATGGTGCGCTCGATGCCGGGCGGGGTCGAAGGGCTTCGCAATATGGCTGAGGATTTTCATCGACGCGGAGTGAAGGTGCTTTTTCCAATCATGATGTGGGATCAGGGCACGCGCGATCCGGGAAAGCCATGGCCACAGGCGACCGCTGAGTTTATGGAGGAGATCGGTGCGGACGGCATCAACGGTGACACGCAGGATGGTGTGCCTCTTGCATTCTCGCTTGCTGCCGAAAAGGTGGGGCACCCTCTCGCATTCGAACCGGAGAATGGGCCTTCTGATGAGGCTTTGGCGTGGAACGTCCTAACGTGGGGTCAGTACAAGTTTCAGTTTGCGCCGATGGTTGATAAGTACCGGTGGCTTGAGACGCGTCACCAAGTGAATATCCAGGGCAGATGGAATCGGGATAAAACGGATGACCTGCAATACGCCTTTTTCAACGGCGAGGGGTGGGAGAGTTGGGAGAACGTCTGGGGGATCTGGAATCAGGTGACTCCGAGAGACGCTGAGGCGACGCGAAGAATGGCGACGATGGAACGCGGAGTCGCACCCTTCCTTGTCAGCCCAGGGTGGGAGCCTCTTTATCCGATGCATCGCTATGGGATCTTTTCCAGCCGATGGCCGTTGAACGGACAGACTGTGTGGACGATCGTCAATCGCAATGAGTATGACGTTCAGGGACGCCAGATGACGATTCAATTCGAACAGGGCACCCGTTACTTCGATCTATATCACGGGGTTGAACTGACGCCGGAGAAAGAGGGTAGTGACGCGATTCTGTCCTTTCCGATTGAATCGCATGGATATGGAATGATCCTGGCAACGGTGGGTGAACCGAGTGCTGCGATGCACGAGTTGATGGGGACGATGAAATCAATGACAGAGTCGAAGCTCCCGAGTTTTTCACACGAATGGAAGACCCTGCCGCAGAGCATTGTAGAGATCGCTTCTACTAAGCCGGCGTCGGCAACACCTGAAGCCATGATCAAGATTCCGGGTGGCAACTATTTATTTCGCGTGGAAGGCATAGAGGTTGAGGGCTCTGACGATGTTGGTGTCGACGTTCAATATCCATGGGAAGATACTCCGCGAAGATTTCACGAGCATCCGATGAAGTTGAAGGCGTTTGACATGGACAAATATCCCGTGACCAACGCTGAGTTCAAGAAGTTTCTTGACGCAACGCACTATCATCCGGGCAACGATCTCAATTTTTTGAAGGACTGGAGCAATGGAACTTATCCCGAAGGATGGGATAACAAACCTGTGACCTGGGTGTCGATTGAGGACGCTCGAGCGTACGCGACGTGGGCGGGTAAGCGCCTGCCTCACGAATGGGAGTGGCAGTTTGCAGCTCAGGGAACAGATGGCAGAACCTATCCGTGGGGCGATCGCTGGGATGACAAGGCAGTACCTCAGCCGGACCTCGGGCGCGCTATGCGAGGGCCTGACAACGTCGATGCGCACCCGTCGGGTGCAAGTCCATTCGGCGTAATGGATATGGTCGGAAATGTTTGGCAGTGGACCGATGAATATGTGGATGAGCACACGCGCGGAGGAATTTTGCGCGGAGGAAGCTACTACAAGCCGCAGGGATCTATCTGGTATTTTCCCCAAGCCTATCGAAACGATAACCATGGAAAGCTGTTGATGATGGCTCCAAGCTATGACAGATCCGGCGCGCTCGGCTTCCGTTGCGTGAAGGACGCAGAATGAAAGGCGTCTCACATGATCGCAGAGGGGTTTTACGGATTGAATAGCCCTCGGTTTTATTCTCCCGCGTATGCGCGATCTTTCCAACTTGTAGTCCGCCCCATCGCCTGCCTTTGCACTAGTGTTGCGCCGGCATGCGAACCTGTGCATTCGCTTGGACTCCTGTCAAGCCTCTTGCAGAATGAGTGTTCCGGGTCGTTCAAAAATGGCTGGGAGGATGCCCTCCGGCGCTAGCCGTGTTAATGGCTTTTCAGCTGAAATGGCTGC
This window encodes:
- a CDS encoding formylglycine-generating enzyme family protein, whose protein sequence is MPCTAKTHDEWLKAVTDWRTERRIRVGYDGSRYDLPALQWAQSSFIQPQMMVHDRYFYDPVVGKYTVDRYLDDLKKRYGGIDAVLIWATYPNMGIDNRNQQDMVRSMPGGVEGLRNMAEDFHRRGVKVLFPIMMWDQGTRDPGKPWPQATAEFMEEIGADGINGDTQDGVPLAFSLAAEKVGHPLAFEPENGPSDEALAWNVLTWGQYKFQFAPMVDKYRWLETRHQVNIQGRWNRDKTDDLQYAFFNGEGWESWENVWGIWNQVTPRDAEATRRMATMERGVAPFLVSPGWEPLYPMHRYGIFSSRWPLNGQTVWTIVNRNEYDVQGRQMTIQFEQGTRYFDLYHGVELTPEKEGSDAILSFPIESHGYGMILATVGEPSAAMHELMGTMKSMTESKLPSFSHEWKTLPQSIVEIASTKPASATPEAMIKIPGGNYLFRVEGIEVEGSDDVGVDVQYPWEDTPRRFHEHPMKLKAFDMDKYPVTNAEFKKFLDATHYHPGNDLNFLKDWSNGTYPEGWDNKPVTWVSIEDARAYATWAGKRLPHEWEWQFAAQGTDGRTYPWGDRWDDKAVPQPDLGRAMRGPDNVDAHPSGASPFGVMDMVGNVWQWTDEYVDEHTRGGILRGGSYYKPQGSIWYFPQAYRNDNHGKLLMMAPSYDRSGALGFRCVKDAE